The DNA segment TAGCTTGAACACCTCGATCACCTCCTTGACCCACTCGAAGTCCGGATCGCCGGCGATCGCGCGGAACACGTCGAGGTTCTCTCGCACGGTGAGCCCGTCGTAGAACGCCGGTTCCTGGAAGCCTGCACCGATTCGGTCGCTGTCCGGCCGGCTGACGGAGCCCTCGGTGGGCCGGGTCAGGCCGAGCAGGACGCGAATCAGCGTCGATTTGCCCGAACCGTTCGGGCCGGCCAGACAGTGAACGTCGCCGGGCTCGATCGACAGGTCGACCCCCTTGACGGCCACGACCGGGCCGTAGTCTTTCGTCAGGTTCTCGACGGCAAATCGGTCCGCCACAGTCAATCACCCCTCCGATAGAGCACGATCGTGGCCTCCAGGACGACCAGCGAGGCGAGCGCGGTCACGCCGAGTATCGCGAAGTAATCCGCGTACAGCCCCAGTGGTACGTCCTTGAGCATCTCGCTGCGGACGATGATCGTCGTGTAGTGTAGCGGCACGGCCCGGACGATCTCCTTTCGGATCGGCGAGAAGAAGCCGGCCGGGTAGATCAGCCCGCCGAACGCGACCAGCCCGAACAGGACGATCACCGAGAGAAACCGGCCGACAGTCCTGAAGCGGGTCAGAAACATGATCGCCATCGCGACGGCCGCCATCGCGAGAAACGACACCAGGAGCGCGGCGACGAGCCCGACCGAGATCGGCGTGACGGCATAGCCCAGCTCCCACGTGACCAGTCCGAACATCGCGATGGGCACGAGCATGAGCAGTGTGAAATACAGCAGTTTCGCCGCCACGAGCGATTCCAGCGAGGAATCGGTCCGGATACGCTGGATCGCGCGCGACTCGCTGGCCAGGTTGTAGGGGACGTAGGTGAACGCAAACAGCGTGAGCGTCGCGACCAGCAGGATCGGGATCAGATACTCCGACAGCGAGCGCGACTGGCCGATCACGTGGCGCTCGACCGTGATCGACGTCGAGGCGCCCGACTGCAACCGGTAGTTGAGCACGCTCACCATCGCGTTCGAGGGCTGGTCGAACAGGACCATGCTCCCCTCGACTGTGAGGTTCAGTTGTGACTCCTGAGAGTCGTTCAACACGCCGGGCGGCACAGTGACGACGGCGTAGACCTCCTCGCGATGGAGCGCGTCCATCGCCGCGGCCTCCGAGTCGTATCGGACCGGCTGGGCGAACGTGACGGTCGCGGCATCGACGAGTTCGAGACTCCCGTCGTCAGTCGCCTCCGACTCCGGCACGACCGCGACAGGCGCCTCCTGGGGGATGACGTGTTGAAACGTGACGCTCGCGTACCCGGCGGTCGCAGGCAACACCAGCAACAGCACGACCAGTGCAGCCACATTGTGCTTGCTCCAGCGCAGTTCTTTGCGCAACAGGGCTCGCAGGCTCACGGCGACTCGTCTGCGAGTGACAGGAGCAGGGTGAAAAGCGTTGCCGGTTCGACGTGATCTTCTATGCCAGTCAGCGATCTCGTTCGCCGCGCTTGATCGGGCCGTCCCATCCTTCCAGGCCGCCGGCGAGGCTCGCGACTGGCGTGTCTGTGACCCCTTCGTAGGAGGTGATCAAACGGGCGGCCTGCACGCTGGATTCGCCGTGGGGACAGACGGTGACGATCCGGTCGGCGTCGGCGTCTAGTTCGTCGATACGGTCGATGAGTCGGCTAAAGGGCAGGTTCCTGCTACCCGGGATGTGTCCGCGCTCGAAGGCAACGGGCTGTCGGATATCGACGATCTCGACGTCAACGTCGGAATCGAGCAGATCCGAGAGTTCCGACGCGCTGATTTCGCCATCCATACGTCCGTTCAGCACCCACTGCGGGAAATCCGCTACGGAAGCGGATTCGGCCGGACGACTCGCAATCGCGACTACAGCACCCCTTCCTCTTTCGCGAGCAGCAACCCTTCGATGGTCGCGTCGTTGGCGGGCGATTCCCGGGCTCGCTCCAGCGCTTCTTCGATCGGGACGGGGCGCACTTCGAGGAACTCGTTGTCGTCGTAGCTGGGTTCGACCGGTTCCAGCCCCTCGGCGAAGACGATCCCGCGTTTGTGCCGGAGGACGCCCGTCGCCGTCCAGAACGTCTCCAGCAGTGCGGTGCCGGACGGATCGAACCCGGTCTCCTCGCGGAGTTCGCGCGCGCCGGCGGTCGTGAACGACTCGCCGTCCTCGACGATACCGGCGGGGAGTTCCAGACAGTGCTCGCCGATCGCGGGTCGGTACTGTTCGACCATCACGACGGTGTCGTCGGTCACGGGCACGACGACCGCGGCGGCGGGCAACTCCGCCCAGTAGTAGCGCTTCCGCGAGCCGTCGGGCTGTTCGACCAGGTCGTAGCCGCCGGTGTACCAGCCGGTCTCGTACTCGGTCCGTGATTCGACGACCGGCCAGTCGTGGCGTTCGTCGCTCATGGTCGTTGTGTCACGCTCAACCGGTAAAACGTGACGTTCTCGCCGGTCGCGTTCGTTCGGACGTAGACCGCGTCCCCGTCGGCCGCGTCGGGATAGTTCGAGCGGAGCGCGTCGAGTTCGTCGAACGGCGAGTGGGTGAACGCCCCTTTGATCCCGAGCGGTCCCGTCCAGTACGGATCAGCGGCACCCGTTCCGTTCCCGGCGTCGGACAGTGCGGCCGTGGTGTACTCGTAGCGCCGCTCCGAGAGGGTCGCCGCCTCGACTGCCGCGTTTCGCTGGTCGATCGACAGCTCGTCCGACTCGACCTGCGTGGCCGTCAGATAGTAGGGATCGCCGCTCTTGAGCAGGCCAGGCAGCGCTCCCAGTGCCAACAGCAGGACGACCACCACGAGCACGCCGATCAGGAAGTTCCGGGCGATCGGACGCACGTCAGTCCTCCCGGAGCATCGTCCGATATATCTCGCCGAACGCCTGTCTGCGGAGCGTTCCGACGGCGGCCTCGCGCTGACTCTGGAAGGTCGCCGCGACCGCAGTCCCCGCGAACGGGGCGGCGTGCCAGACGACCCGGTCGACGTTGGCGTTGCCGATCTCCCGGATCTCGTAGTCGGGATGGGCGTCACACCACGCCTCGAACTCCTCGCGAGTGCCGACCGTGACCGCCAGCGACTCGGCGAAGAGGGCGTCACGCGCGGTCTCGACCACCTCGCTCGTCACGC comes from the Halapricum desulfuricans genome and includes:
- a CDS encoding ABC transporter permease, whose translation is MSLRALLRKELRWSKHNVAALVVLLLVLPATAGYASVTFQHVIPQEAPVAVVPESEATDDGSLELVDAATVTFAQPVRYDSEAAAMDALHREEVYAVVTVPPGVLNDSQESQLNLTVEGSMVLFDQPSNAMVSVLNYRLQSGASTSITVERHVIGQSRSLSEYLIPILLVATLTLFAFTYVPYNLASESRAIQRIRTDSSLESLVAAKLLYFTLLMLVPIAMFGLVTWELGYAVTPISVGLVAALLVSFLAMAAVAMAIMFLTRFRTVGRFLSVIVLFGLVAFGGLIYPAGFFSPIRKEIVRAVPLHYTTIIVRSEMLKDVPLGLYADYFAILGVTALASLVVLEATIVLYRRGD
- a CDS encoding rhodanese-like domain-containing protein, yielding MDGEISASELSDLLDSDVDVEIVDIRQPVAFERGHIPGSRNLPFSRLIDRIDELDADADRIVTVCPHGESSVQAARLITSYEGVTDTPVASLAGGLEGWDGPIKRGERDR
- a CDS encoding NUDIX hydrolase, with the translated sequence MSDERHDWPVVESRTEYETGWYTGGYDLVEQPDGSRKRYYWAELPAAAVVVPVTDDTVVMVEQYRPAIGEHCLELPAGIVEDGESFTTAGARELREETGFDPSGTALLETFWTATGVLRHKRGIVFAEGLEPVEPSYDDNEFLEVRPVPIEEALERARESPANDATIEGLLLAKEEGVL
- a CDS encoding DUF5809 family protein, translated to METEGSFEPETAAAARERYETLGSTAQVVVKEVAKAMEMGQEEYRERVTSEVVETARDALFAESLAVTVGTREEFEAWCDAHPDYEIREIGNANVDRVVWHAAPFAGTAVAATFQSQREAAVGTLRRQAFGEIYRTMLRED